The nucleotide window TTCTTGAACATATGTTTTGATTTGCAGTATTTTTTCCACAGGTACATCACCATTCTCAGTTGTTTTAGCTTTTTCAGCTTTTTCATCCATGGAATCAATGGCATTGGTCACAAGGTTTATAAACACCTGCTCCAGACGATTATGCTCTGCACGAATTTGAGGAATATCAGGATCAAGGTCAAGATCGACTTTAATGGAATGAACCATCAGCTGATGTCCCAAAACCTTGAACACGTCATTTATGGGGTCATTAATCACAAGTTTTTTCAAATCTCTTTCAGATTGCCTTGCAAAATCCCTGACATGCTTGATTACACCGGCTGCCCTGGCAACATTCTCAATAATATCATTGGCCATCATCACCATTTCATCGTCAGGAATTTTAAGTCCCTTTTTAATCATTTTCAAAATCAGGTCGGCACAGATCTGTATGACATTTAACGGCTGATTGATTTCATGGGCCATACCGGCTGCCATGGTTCCCAGGGTGGCCAGTTTCCCTGCCTGGATCAACTGGGTTTCTTTTTCAACACTCTCGGTGATATCAGTTGCTGATGCAATCAGCACATCCCGGTGACTATAGGTGGCAGTCACAACCTTGACATTAACAAAAAATGATTGTTTGTTTTTCTTAAAATGCTTTTTCTTTGTGAACAAAATGGAGTTTTTTTGGACAAGCCCCTCAAGGCCTTCTTTAATGGTTTCATCGGATTTATCCCCTATATCAAGAAAATCCATTCCTAAAAGTTCTGTTTTTGAGTACCCATACTCTTCTTCCACACGGTGATTCACATCCAGAATCTCAAGAGTTTGCCGATCTATGATAAATATTGGGTTGGGGTTGTTGTTAAACAGGGACCTGTATTTTACTTCTGATTTTTTATATTTTTCATAGAGCCTGGACAATTCCTTGTCCTGCAACTCCAGTTCTTCCTGGGTTTTTTTGTCTTCTGTCAAATCTTTTAAGGTCTCAATAGCCCCCATCACCTTTCCGTCCGGCGATTTTATAGGGGCTGCGGTAAAAAAAATCCATTTTCCATTTTCTCCGAGATGAGGAAAAAACTCTTCGGCTTCATACGCTTCTTTTATCAGTGCCGATTTTCTCCAGGCAGACCCATAATATTTTGTCACCTCTTGTTCCGACATTCCGCCTACTATCACATCAGCCATGGTGGGTCTCTTGGCCGACCTGAAAGGAACCCACTGCCGGTCTGTTCCCACAAGTTCATAGGCATTGTGTCCGGTCAGTTCTTCACAGGCCCTGTTCCAGTGGGTAAGGATGTGTTCATTATTGATGATAAAGGTCGGAATCATGCTGCCCTGAATGATCTGGGACATCTCTTTTTCCATCTCCAGAAGCCCTTCTCTTTCAACCTTAAGGTATTGGTTTTCTTGTTCAGCATTTTTTTGAACTTGAGTTAAAAACTGATCCAGCAGTTCTAAAATTTCATTCTTGTCTATTTTATTCGCCTGAATTCTTCTTTTAATCTTAATCTTGTCTTCTTCTGCTTTTAAAAAATTCAAAAAGGACATGGCCCGGTAGGAAGTAAGATCAAAAATGCTGACGCATTCAGTATTCACTTTTTCCAGCATGCAGCCCAAAATTTCATCATTCTTTAGTTTTAAAATAACATCAATACCTGAAAGGCTGCACACTTCATTATAATCCGTGGTTGTCAATATCCCTTTTTTTTGGGCATATTTTATTCCTTCAGCCTGTTTCAAAGTATCTGCAACCACAATAACTTCAGGGGACAATTCTTTTAATCCAGGTCCCAGCAATATTTCAAGAATTTGTTTGCACGGACTGTTTCCACCTATTATTGCTAATTTTAATCTTTTAAGATCAATATTCATTGGCTGTCTTACTCCTTTTCAAGCTATCAGGTACTGTATCACCAGTATATTAAAAGAAAATAAAGGTTACAATAACAAAGGTTGGGATTAAAAAAATTAAAGAATACTTCAGGATATATCCGAAAAAACTGGGCATTTGTGTCCCAGCCTCGGTTGCTATGGATCGAACCATAAAATTGGGGGCATTGCCTATATAACTGCATGCACCAAAAAAAACAGCACCGGATGAAATTGCCTTAAGATAAATTGCATTTTCAGTCATCAGCAGAGGAACAGCAGTGCTTTCTGTCAGTCCTGAATAAAAACTGCCAAGGGCTGTATTAAAAAAGGTCAGATAAGTTGGTGCATTATCCAGAAATGCCGATAACATACCTGTAACCCAAAAATAGTGAACCGGTTTTTTTACAGCATTGATCAAAAATGCAAATTCTCCATTTGGCCCCGCTTTCAACAATAAAAGGCATGGAATCATAGTAATAAAAATACCGATAAACAGATAGGCAACTTCTATTA belongs to Desulfobacula toluolica Tol2 and includes:
- a CDS encoding PAS domain-containing sensor histidine kinase, producing MNIDLKRLKLAIIGGNSPCKQILEILLGPGLKELSPEVIVVADTLKQAEGIKYAQKKGILTTTDYNEVCSLSGIDVILKLKNDEILGCMLEKVNTECVSIFDLTSYRAMSFLNFLKAEEDKIKIKRRIQANKIDKNEILELLDQFLTQVQKNAEQENQYLKVEREGLLEMEKEMSQIIQGSMIPTFIINNEHILTHWNRACEELTGHNAYELVGTDRQWVPFRSAKRPTMADVIVGGMSEQEVTKYYGSAWRKSALIKEAYEAEEFFPHLGENGKWIFFTAAPIKSPDGKVMGAIETLKDLTEDKKTQEELELQDKELSRLYEKYKKSEVKYRSLFNNNPNPIFIIDRQTLEILDVNHRVEEEYGYSKTELLGMDFLDIGDKSDETIKEGLEGLVQKNSILFTKKKHFKKNKQSFFVNVKVVTATYSHRDVLIASATDITESVEKETQLIQAGKLATLGTMAAGMAHEINQPLNVIQICADLILKMIKKGLKIPDDEMVMMANDIIENVARAAGVIKHVRDFARQSERDLKKLVINDPINDVFKVLGHQLMVHSIKVDLDLDPDIPQIRAEHNRLEQVFINLVTNAIDSMDEKAEKAKTTENGDVPVEKILQIKTYVQEDWVVTKVSDTGLGMTDEVKRKIFEPFFTTKETGKGTGLGTSISFGIIKDYGGTIDIKSVYGNGATFIIKFPAIE